From a region of the Bacteroidota bacterium genome:
- a CDS encoding pirin family protein translates to MDRKKFIHTGIASAALLGIGKLANSKPELNQVGFEHLPNKEIKTMKTILHKADTRGYANHGWLNSHHSFSFANYYNPERMQFGALRVLNDDIVSPSMGFNTHPHNNMEIISIPLSGDLEHKDSMGNTQIIKQGDIQIMSAGKGIQHSEKNKNSDKEVKFLQIWVLPKELNIQPRYDQKTFSSSNFKNKLTQIVSPAGDAEGIDIHQNAWFSMGELDKDFKTSYQIKQKNNGAYFFVLEGIVWVNNQLLEKRDGYGIWDTDKIEIKADSNSKILIIDVPMDV, encoded by the coding sequence ATGGACAGAAAAAAATTTATACACACAGGTATTGCATCGGCAGCATTGCTTGGTATAGGTAAATTGGCAAACAGCAAACCCGAACTCAACCAAGTAGGATTCGAACATTTACCAAACAAAGAAATAAAAACAATGAAAACAATTTTACACAAAGCAGACACAAGAGGTTACGCAAACCATGGTTGGCTAAACTCTCATCATTCATTTAGTTTTGCAAACTACTATAACCCTGAGCGAATGCAATTTGGAGCTCTTCGTGTGTTAAACGATGATATTGTTTCTCCTTCTATGGGTTTTAACACACATCCACATAACAATATGGAAATTATTTCTATTCCATTGAGTGGAGATTTAGAACATAAAGATAGTATGGGAAATACGCAAATAATCAAACAAGGCGACATCCAAATAATGAGTGCAGGAAAAGGAATTCAACATTCTGAAAAAAACAAAAATTCAGATAAAGAAGTTAAATTCTTGCAAATTTGGGTGCTTCCTAAAGAGTTGAATATTCAACCTCGCTACGATCAAAAAACATTTTCATCTTCGAATTTTAAAAACAAACTGACACAAATTGTTTCTCCTGCGGGCGATGCAGAGGGCATCGACATACATCAGAACGCATGGTTTAGCATGGGTGAGCTTGACAAAGACTTTAAAACATCTTATCAAATAAAACAGAAAAACAACGGAGCGTATTTTTTTGTACTAGAAGGAATTGTTTGGGTAAATAATCAGCTGCTAGAAAAGCGCGATGGCTATGGAATA
- a CDS encoding MarR family transcriptional regulator: MEIGKAIKQKKFESSQQKAMINILYTYNWLLDKTSTLFKDFDITQQQYNVLRILRGKSPQSVCVGEIKEVMLDKNPDLTRLCDRLVLKGFIERELNPDNRRQVLIKITKKGLGLLAAIDPIMRKETKFIFNLNDSESEKLSDLLDKIRG, encoded by the coding sequence ATGGAAATAGGAAAAGCTATCAAGCAGAAAAAATTTGAAAGTTCGCAGCAAAAGGCTATGATAAATATTCTATATACCTACAATTGGTTGTTAGACAAAACGAGTACACTCTTTAAAGACTTTGATATTACGCAGCAACAATACAATGTGCTTAGAATTTTGAGAGGGAAAAGTCCACAATCGGTATGTGTTGGAGAAATCAAAGAGGTAATGCTAGACAAAAACCCTGATTTAACTCGCTTGTGCGACAGATTAGTACTAAAAGGATTTATTGAACGAGAATTAAATCCGGACAATAGAAGACAAGTGTTAATTAAAATCACAAAAAAAGGCTTAGGATTGCTTGCTGCCATAGACCCTATCATGAGAAAGGAAACTAAATTTATTTTCAACTTAAATGACAGCGAATCAGAAAAATTGTCAGACCTATTAGACAAAATTAGAGGATAA